The Prunus dulcis chromosome 5, ALMONDv2, whole genome shotgun sequence genomic sequence CAATTAAATTTCCTAAGTGTCACAGTAAAagatttaaacaaaattacctAGATATTTGACTAATgagaaaaacatatataaatttactAGGACTCTACTTTACCTTGACCCAGCCTTATTTTTTGGGAGAGTGGATCTGTTGCCCTCAAATTCCATGTCTCCtatctaattttttaacaCATGTTCATCCAACAATAgcacataaaaattaaagataaaacAAACCAACATCATCAAACCTTCGAAATCCCTCGCACGCCCAACCTTGACAGCCACCACACCTTATCCCCGTTGGCCAACCATCACATGAGCCACACCACACCCCACTGTGcacccctcctcctcctctcctcAATCTCCCcttcaaaatttgatttcaaatgCTTCATGGGCTTCATCATCAAAAGATttgttatatttattaattgtttattattttattttgtcaatcCACATGGcataatatgttttgttcATGTGGGCCTATTGGTTGTCCCGTCATTATTGAACGAAAGATTTTACATTCAGACAAATGGAGGTATTAAAGTGatagaaaaatcaaatattgaATACCAATTCTTTGAGATGTAAAAAATCTTTATGCAATAAAGGATGAATTTCAGAAAACTTTCGGGCAGTAATAAAATTTACCCAATTGATAATATCAATACCAATTGTATTGATTatattgatatttattttgtacacaaATGGCTACTGGTGGGGGAGGCCAGATTTCCAATCTAGTCCCCATCTGTTACTAAATGGAAAAATCTTGTTTGGTAGGTGGAGCTTTGATGTATGTTTTGaaaattctctttttttgtcaaattatgAGTGTCATCGTAAATACATAATATAACATACAAGAAATATTATGTTATATTATGGACTCAAAACCTGCAATACATATTAGTTGCTCAACAGCATAAACGACAAATTTGTATTGAAAGTCAAAActaaatagaaagaaaaaaaaaaaaaaaaaaccctaacataaaataaattaccaaAAATTTCTAAAAGAGTTTCTGAGAATTATTAGACTTAAACAAAGTAAGAAGTAGGATCAAAGCAATGCCGGCTAAACTGGCTAAACCCAAAGTGATCCACATCGTCATACCGGCTAAACCCAAACTTGACATCTTCCTTATGTACGTGGGAGTCAGTACTCAGTCCACTACAACCAGCTTCTGATACTCTTCCCCTGAGATGGCTGCTTCCATGCTAAGCTCCGGCATAATTTCCCGTCCATTATCCAAGAACAACTTCAGCAAATCGTCGGAGTAATTATGCAGTATGGTCACCCCTGGTTTTGTAGAAGGCACCATCCACTTCCTTGGCTCGTAGTCCGAGATTATCCAATTGACAATCTGTGGCACCGCATTATCATACCCATTCTCCTTAAACTTTCTATGTATTCCCTCATACATAGTCTTCCAACTATTATCTGAATCCTTATCTTCAGACTTGGTCCAACTATAATTAAAGTATGAGCTTCGGGTGAAGACAAACACCTTCTTGATCATCTGCTCTGGCTTCAAATTCACATTCACAGCCTCTTCCAGAATCAAATCGAACACCTTCTGAAAATTAACCTTAAGCTCCCAGCTGCTCTCGCAGGCCATCCTCCTAGTCAAAAAATCGTACCTGTGCTTAAGTTCATCGCCTTTTATCAGATGTAGCTGAGGTGACTCACTGAAATCGATAACCTTTCCTTTCCACGGCTCTTCATTCAGTTCAGACATCAAAAGTGTCAAACCCACAGACACGTCCAGGTTTTGCATATCGCTGTGTAGCATGGAGGCGACGTCGCATAAAGCCAAGCAGTTGTTGAGTATCTTCTTGCCGTTTAATTTGCCTTGCTTTTTTATACCCTCCACCATGGCCTTCCACTGAAGCTCAGCCACTTGCGCGAAATTCCAATGATTCACATAGCTTAATATTTGATGCGGAAGCAAAGCATCCGCTTCAATTTTGGACTTGTCGACTTTCAAGTTCTCCCAATACTTCTGGCGGGCTTTCAACTTCTCCAAATATGTATCATATGTACTATCATCATATTTGTAGGCCTCGTCCAACTTGTCCATAGGCAGCAATACCTCCTTTGTCAGCCGGTCTCGGACAGAGTCTGCATACTCGGCCTCCTCAACACCTTGGTATTCTGGGTATGATTCTCGCGGGAAAACCTTTCTCGCTATGCTTTGGAGCAGCAGAGCGGAGTCGCTAAAGTTGTTGCCCAAGGAAAGGCAACTGTCGGCAGCCGAGGTTATCTTCCACCAGTTGTCTTGATCATCATTAGGTTGcttcaagtttttcttcttcagtttttcaatGTCAGACTTCAAGCACTCCACAAAAATATCCGAAATAAACTCGTGCAAGAAGCGATACTCCGGGTCATGCTCGTACCTCTCGACGACAGCCGCATTTTGCTGGTGCTGCTGGCTCACGTCTTGGCCTTCTATGTCATGCGCCCTTTGATACTCAATCAGCGTGATGTCTCCAATTAATTTAGATTGGCGTTCGCCTTCTAGATCCAGAAGCGGGCTCAGTAAAAAgcaaaattgaaggaaatacaagaaaaaccGTGCAATAGGCGCGACGTTGCGCGCTAGGGTCTTTGGGTGGTTATTGTGTAGCCAAAACGTCACGGTGCGGAACGTATCCTCCTCACCTGGTCCAAAGGAGTAATCCCAAAGTATCTTGTAGATGAGCTTGAGTGCAGTTAGGGGGTTGTGGGACCAGGCCAGCGACAGCAGCTCCTCCAGATGATTACGGCCGGCGCCGGCCTTCTCCGCATCTCTGAAGTTGAGGAAGAGGTCAAGGCAGGGGTTACCATTGCAATTACCATCATCAGTGAGAGTGGAGGAGGGAGAGGATTTGGAGACGGAGACCGCAGTTCTTCTAGTACTACTCAAGCCTATAAATGGTGGAATTGGATTTAGGGGTCTCATATTAACTCTTGTCTTGGCAGCGATTGTGGCTGTCTTGAAATTGGCAGCCATCA encodes the following:
- the LOC117629073 gene encoding uncharacterized protein LOC117629073 is translated as MATYTSLVLRPLELKLPRGNPLMAANFKTATIAAKTRVNMRPLNPIPPFIGLSSTRRTAVSVSKSSPSSTLTDDGNCNGNPCLDLFLNFRDAEKAGAGRNHLEELLSLAWSHNPLTALKLIYKILWDYSFGPGEEDTFRTVTFWLHNNHPKTLARNVAPIARFFLYFLQFCFLLSPLLDLEGERQSKLIGDITLIEYQRAHDIEGQDVSQQHQQNAAVVERYEHDPEYRFLHEFISDIFVECLKSDIEKLKKKNLKQPNDDQDNWWKITSAADSCLSLGNNFSDSALLLQSIARKVFPRESYPEYQGVEEAEYADSVRDRLTKEVLLPMDKLDEAYKYDDSTYDTYLEKLKARQKYWENLKVDKSKIEADALLPHQILSYVNHWNFAQVAELQWKAMVEGIKKQGKLNGKKILNNCLALCDVASMLHSDMQNLDVSVGLTLLMSELNEEPWKGKVIDFSESPQLHLIKGDELKHRYDFLTRRMACESSWELKVNFQKVFDLILEEAVNVNLKPEQMIKKVFVFTRSSYFNYSWTKSEDKDSDNSWKTMYEGIHRKFKENGYDNAVPQIVNWIISDYEPRKWMVPSTKPGVTILHNYSDDLLKLFLDNGREIMPELSMEAAISGEEYQKLVVVD